A window of Cryptomeria japonica chromosome 3, Sugi_1.0, whole genome shotgun sequence contains these coding sequences:
- the LOC131874188 gene encoding germin-like protein 1-1, whose product MPFPIIEHRFERVRRYQCPADYGPAAGNTDNAVGSNVTMANVMQIPGLNTFGISLVRIDYAVGGINPPHTHPRATEVLFLLEGQLLVGFIDTTNKFFSKTLEKGDVFVFPKALVHFQQNVGHENAVAIAALNSQLPGAQTIANSLFAADPPLPDSVLAKAFRITQELVDFIQKKFA is encoded by the exons ATGCCATTTCCGATCatcgagcaccgatttgagcgagtccgtcgGTACCAgtgcccagccgactatggaccagcg GCAGGGAACACCGACAATGCAGTGGGCTCAAATGTAACGATGGCCAATGTTATGCAGATACCAGGCCTCAACACCTTCGGAATATCGTTGGTCCGTATCGATTACGCAgtgggtggaataaatcctcctcacacGCACCCAAGAGCCACTGAAGTTCTTTTTTTACTGGAAGGCCAGcttcttgtgggtttcattgacaccactaacaagtttttcagcaaaacgttggagaagggagatgtgtttgtgtttccaaaggcacttgtgcatttccagcagaatgtggggCATGAAAATGCGGTGGCCATAGCTGCATTGAACAGCCAGCTTCCGGGAGCTCAGACAATCGCCAACTCTCTGTTTGCAGCGGATCCTCCTCTCCCAGATTCCGTATTGGCCAAGGCCTTCCGCATCACCCAAGAGCTTGTCGATTTCATTCAGAAGAAATTTGCATAA